GTTTAGATGAATGTGTTTCTCCAGAAAACCCTAAGCAATATGAAGATATTACAGCTGGCGAATTTTTACACCAACGTCTAGTAGAAATAGGACTTATTAAAAAGTAATATGGACTTAAAAGATCAATTAAAAAACTTATTTCCAGAGCACGAATCTACTGAAGCTGAAGATACAACTAATGATAATGAAGGTTTGTGGATACAGGACGCACCATTACTTTGTAAGTATGAAAAGCGCCGTGGCAAACCTATTACTATAATAGATGGTTATACTGGAGCTCAAGAAGATTTTAAGCAACTTGCCAAAGATTTAAAAAAGAGTCTTGGTGTTGGTGGTAGTTTTAAAGACGATCAAATTATTATACAAGGAGATTACCGTATTGAAATAATGGATATGCTAAAAGACAAAGGTTTTTTAGTAAAACGTGTAGGTGGTTAAACCTTATTTATTAGTATCATAAAGAGTAGCTGTTTTAGATTATACTAAAGGCTACTCTTCTTAGTTTATAACAAAATATGCAAATTCCAGAATCTGAACTTATATTAAATGCAGATGGTAGTATTTATCATTTAAATATCCTACCAGAGCAATTGGCGCAAACTGTTATTACAGTAGGCGATCCAGATCGTGTAGAAGATATTACCAAACACTTTGACAGTGTTGATGTTAAAGTAAGAAAACGTGAATTTCACACGCAAACTGGCAAGTGTAATGGCAAGTTTATTACAGTAATATCAACAGGAATTGGTACAGATAATATAGATATTGTTTTTAATGAATTAGATGCCTTAGCTAATATAGATCTTAAGACGAGAGAAATTAAAGCTGAAAAAACAGCCTTGGATATTATTCGCGTAGGTACATCTGGAGCAATACAAGAAGATATTCCTATCGATTCGTTTTTAGTTTCAGAACTGGGAATAGGGTTTGATACTTTATTACATTATTATGACAGTAAACATTTACAACACTTAAACCTATCAAAATCTTTAACACAACAATTAGAATTATCTGAGGAGAAATCTCATCCCTATATCGTTTCAGCAGATCCTGAATTGCTTAAAACTTTAGATTCTACAAAACTTATAAAAGGTATTACTGCAACAAACGTTGGCTTTTATGCACCACAAGGTCGTGTATTACGAGCTGGTTTAAGTGATGTTAACTTTATGCAAAAGTTGAAAAATGCACGATTAGATGCACGCAAAATTACTAACTTGGAAATGGAGACTGCCGGAATTTACGGTATGGCTTCCTTACTAGGTCATCGTGCAGTTTCTTTAAACGCTATTCTGGCAAATCGTGCAAATGGTGAGTTTAGTAAATCACCTAAAGACACTGTAGACAACCTTATTTTATACACCTTAGAAAAACTTACACACTAAATGGCTATTGAAAAAGAGTTAAGGCTCAAAGAAAATATTAAGCACAGAGATGTAAACTGGCTTAGTTTTAATGAGCGTGTGTTGCAAGAAGCAGAAGACCAAAGTACGCCATTATATGAGCGTTTAAAGTTTCTTGCCATCTTCTCCTCTAATCTCGATGAACATTTTAGAGTAAGGGTTTCACAACTTAGACAAATTAAACGCATAGATAAAAGCTTGAGAAAGCGTTTGGCGTTTAGACCTAAGAAAGAAGTAAAAGAAATATTAAAAGGTGTAAAAAGTCATCAAGAACGCTTCGGAACAGTCTTTTTCGATGAAATTATCCCACAATTAAAAGAGCATAATATTCACCTTATACATTCTGGTGAATTTTCTGAACCACAATGCAAAGAAGCTTCAGATTATTTTGCAACCAAAATAGTACCAGAACTAAATCCTAAAATTGTCGATTTCAAGACTGATAAAGATGTTTTTCTTCAGAATAATACCATTTATTTTGTCGTCGCATTTGAAAATGAAAAGCAATGCGGACTCTTAAATATTCCTGTTGAAGCTTGTGGGCGTTTTTATACATTTAAGAATAAGGATTCAAAAGATTACTTTATAACGTTTATTGATGATATAGTAAGATCCAAAGTATCTCAGATCTTTCCTAATAAAACAGTAAAAGGAATTTATGAGGTTAAAATGTCTAGAGATGCAGAGCTATATTTAGATGATGAATATGAAGGCATCTTAGCAGAAAAAATTTATAACTCGTTAGAGCAACGTACAGAAGGACAACCAACACGTTTGTTGTACGATGCAAAAATGCCTAAAGAATTAAGGAAAGCAATTCGTAAATATTTAGGTCTAGGTAAAATAGATATGATGCCTGGTGGCACCTATCACAATTTTAGTGACTTTTTTGGGTTTCCAGATCCTACAGACAATACAGATCTTCATTACAAACCACTACAACCACTAAAACATAAGTATTTAGAACCATCTACAGATTATTTTAAAACAATAAAGGAGAAAGACCAATTACTACATTTTCCTTTTATGTCTTTTAGTTATGTGGAGCGCTTTATAGAGCAAGCTGCAGAAGATGAAAATGTTACAGCAATAAAAATATCACTATATCGTGTTGCAGACGAGTCGCGCCTTACAACCGCACTTTTAAAAGCATTAGATAATGGCAAAGCTGTCACCGTATTTATTGAAGCCAAAGCACGGTTCGATGAGAAGAATAATATAGTTTGGGGTCGCAAGTTTGAGGATAAAGGTGCTAAAGTTATTTATAGCTATCCGCGTATTAAAGTACATTCTAAAATATTGATGGTTGAGCGTTTAGAGAACGGCAAAAACAAACGCTACGCCTATATTGGTACAGGAAACTTTAATAGCAAAACCTCAAAAATATATTGTGACCACGCCATCTTTACGGCTCATAAAAAAATCACCAAAGAGCTTTCCAGAGTTTTTGATGTCTTAGAAGGCGATTTAATAATTCCTAGAAACAAACACTTGCTTATTTCTCCATTTACCACAAGACGTGTATTTGAAAAGCTAATAAGACAAGAAATGGATCTAGCACAAGAAGGCAAACCAGCATCTATTACAGCAAAAATGAATAGTCTGGAAGATCCTGCAATGATAGACCTTCTTTATAAAGCAAGCGATGCTGGTGTTATTATAAGGCTATTGGTACGTGGCTTTTCTTGTCTAATACCTGGTAAAAAAGGTTTAAGTGAGAATATTTACATGACCAGTATTATAGATAGATTCTTAGAACACGGTCGTATTTATAAGTTTGGTAATAATGGAGAAGAATTACTGTATTTTGGAAGTGCAGACTGGATGACAAGAAACCTTGACAGACGTATTGAAGTTCTTACACCATTATACGATGAAGATTTAGCACAAGAATTAAATGACATTCTTAACATTCAGCTTTCAGACAATGTGAAAGCAAGAATACAAGATGCACAAGAAAGTAATACCTTTGTAAAACCTAAAGTTGGTGAGTCGCTAGTGCGATCTCAATACGCTATTTACAATTACCTTAAAGAGAAACATAGTAATGACTAAGTTACGAATTGGAGGTGTTCCAGAACACTTTAACCTACCTTGGCACCTTTGCCTAGATAATGACGAATTTTCTGAAGTTGGTCTAGATATCACGTGGAGAGATTTTTACGGCGGCACAGGACAAATGAGTAAGGCTTTAAGGGATAATGAGATAGATGTTGCCATTATGCTTACAGAAGGTATAGTAAAAGATATTATAGATGGCAATCCTAGTAAAATAATTCAAAAGTATATTGCATCTCCTCTTATTTGGGGAATTCACGTTGCTCAAGACTCTAAGTATACAACCATTGCAGACCTTAAAGACACAACTTGTGCTATTAGTCGTTTTGGTTCTGGATCTCACCTTTTAGCGTATGTAAATGCCCAAAATATGGATTGGGATACAAGTGAGTTAAAATTTGAAGTTGTAAAAAATCTAGACGGTGCTTTAGAGGCGTTACCAGAAGATAAGGCTCAGTATTTTATGTGGGAACACTTTACTACTAAACCCTATGTAGATAATGGTACGTTTAGACGTGTTGGAGATTGTCCTACACCTTGGCCTTGCTTTGTTATTGTAGCCAGAGATGAGGTTATAAAAAATAACACCAAAGATTTAGAAGCATTGTTAGATGTTATAAACAGAACATCTAAAGAGTTTAAGAGTATACCAATGATATCTAAGACACTCTCTAATGCCTATGAGCAAGATGAAAAAGATATTAAAGAATGGTTGGGATTAACCCGTTGGAGCCAAGAACAATTATCTGAAACAACTATTACTAATGTACAAGATAAGTTGCTTGAGCTAGAGCTTATTTCAGAAAAAATAGACTATAATTCAATTTGCCATACATTTAAATAACGTTAAGATTATTTAAAGATAACCTGCTTATTATCACTCCTTAAAGCATTTCAGCTTAAATTAACTTCTTTTATCGAAAAGAGAAATTTAGTGCTGTTATTAACGCAACTCTTTTACTTTATTTACATCTAATATTAAAGTAGTCCCCAAAAACAACACATACAAAAACTGTATTCATGACAACATTTTTATGCATTTTAGGAGGACTCATCTTATTAAATTTTCTTCTTATTAAGTTTAGCTGTAACGACTGCGAAAAAGAAAAAAAAGTATCTAACAATCACCAACTGGCAGCAGATAAGTAATTACCAAACTATGGGCTCTTGTCCTGTTTCTATTAAGTAAGCATTTGCTTGTGAGAAATGTTTGTTACCAAACCAATATCCTCTATTTGCACTTAATGGTGAAGGATGACCGCTTGTAAGCACACAATGTTTTTCTTCATTAATCTTTTTGCCTTTCTTTTTTGCAAATCCACCCCAAAGTAAAAACACTACATTTTTTTTAGAATCTGAGATTGTCTGTATAACAGCATCTGTAAATGTTTCCCAACCTCTTTTTTGATGACTACCAGCCTCGTGCGCTCTTACTGTTAATGTTGCATTTAATAATAACACGCCTTGTTTTGCCCAACGCTCTAAATTACCATCTTCAGGAAATGGTGTATTAAGATCTGTTTCAATCTCTTTAAAGATATTTATTAATGAAGGTGGCAAAGCTATTCCTGGTTTTACAGAAAAACAAAGACCGTTAGCTTGACCAACGCCGTGATAAGGATCTTGTCCTATAATAACCATCTTTACATCATTAAAAGAACAATGATTAAATGCAGAAAAAATATCCTGTCCTTTAGGAAAACACGTGTGTTGAGAATATTCCTCTTTCACAAAATCTGTAAGTTCCTCAAAATAAGGCGACTCAAATTCAGATTTCAAAATTGTTTTCCAGCTTTCATCTATATCTACATTCATCTTAAATTGTTTAATTTTGTGATGCCTAAATTTAGGCAATTGCTATGATAAAAATTCACCCAAAAACTTTAAAAGATCTCGAGTTTCACACTGTTTGTACACAAGTACAAGACATTTGTATTACAGAATTAGGAAAGCAGTTTGCTTATGAGCTACAACCTTTTGCTACTAAAGATCTTACTATAAATGCTTTAACAAGAGTACAGGAATATATGAGTTCTTGGCTCAAGGAAAGCACTATTCCTAACCACGGTTATGATGCTATAAATAGAGAGCTACAGTTACTAGGAATAGAGGACTCTGTATTAGAAACGTACAGCTTCAGAAAATTAGCCTCTATTTCAGAAAGTGCCAATATACATCTTAGGTTCTTTAAAAAATTTAAGGAGCACTACCCTACACTATATCAGTTTGTTTCAGAAACAGAATATACAACTGCTATTGTAGATACTATAAATAAGGTGATAGATAAATATGGTGAGCTTAAAGATGATGCTTCGCCTTTATTACAACAAACCCGAAGGCACATATCTATAGTTAAAGGAAAGATAAACAGCAGCTTTACTAGCGCATTATCGCAATACCAAGGTTACGGTTATTTAGATGAGATTAGAGAAAGTGTTGTAGATAATATAAGAGTGCTCGCAGTGCAAGCTATGCACAGGCGTAAAGTAAAAGGTAGTATTCTTGGCAACTCCAAAACTGGTAGTATAGTTTACATACAACCAGAAGCCACACAGCAACATACAAGAGAACTTAACAACCTACAATACGAAGAAAAAGAAGAAATTAAACGCATCTTAAAAGCACTTACAGACCTGGTAAGACCCTATGATTCGTTATTAAGTGAGTACCAAACATTACTATCTCATATAGATCTTATTTCTGCTAAGGCCAATTATGCAAAGCGATTAAACGCAGTATTGCCAGCAATTTCAGAAACTAGAGAGTTAGAGTTAAAAGATGCCTATCATCCATTATTGTTTTTAAACAATGAAGCTAAGGGTGAAAAAACATATCCTCAAGATATAATCTTAAATAAGGACAACCGCATTATTGTAATTTCTGGCCCTAACGCTGGTGGTAAAAGTATCACACTTAAAACAGTGGGATTATTACAAGTTATGCTGCAAAGTGGATTGCTAATACCAGTGCACGAGTATAGCAGAGTCTCTTTATTCAATAAAATACTTACAGATATTGGTGACAACCAATCTATCGAGAATCATTTAAGTACCTACAGTTACCGCTTAAAGAATATGAATTACTTTTTGCGTAAATGTGATGAGAACACTTTGTTTTTAATTGATGAATTTGGTACAGGTTCTGATCCCGAATTAGGTGGTGCTTTAGCTGAAACATTTTTAGAAGTATTTCACGAAAGAGAATCTTACGGCATCATTACAACTCACTACGCCAACTTAAAGAAGATGGCACAAGAAACTGAAGCTATTAACAATGCCAACATGTTGTTTGATAGTCGAAGCTTAGAGCCTGTTTACAAATTACAAATGGGTGAAGCTGGTAGCTCGTTTACGTTTGAGGTAGCACAAAAAAACGGTATCCCGTACAGTTTAATAAACCGCTCTAAGAAAAAAGTAGAACGTGGCAAGATTAGGTTTGATAAGAGTATTGCCAAACTACAACAACAACGCAGCAAACTCCAAAAAACAACTACTGCTTTAGAAACCAAAAAGCAAAAAGCAGCTTCAGAACAAGAAAAGCTAGCTGAAATTAACGATAAGGTACAAGCCAAGCTAGAAAGCTACCAAGAATTGTATGATACACACCAACGTATGATACACTTAGGGACGCGTGTAGATACTATCGCTGAGAAATTCTTTTATAATAAAAATAAGAAGAATTTAAACAGCGAGTTAATGAAGCTCATACAGATTGAAAACTCTAAGCGCCAAAAACAATCTGTAGAAAAAGAGCGCGAAGAAAAACGCAAGCAACAAAAAATAAAGCGCGAAGCTCAAGAAAAGATAAAAACTATAAGAGAAAAGAAAAAGGTAGAAAAAAAGAAAGCTGAAAAGATTGAAGCAGCAAAACCTAAGATCTCTTTAAAGGTTGGAGATAAAGTAAGACTCCAAGACGGTAAGGCAACAGGAACTATAGATAAGATTGAAAAAGATCGCGCTACAGTAAACTATGGTATCTTTACGACAGATGTATCTTTAAACGAACTCGAATTTGTCTCAAGACCTTAACCCAATGCCAACTGAAGCCAATATAGCTTACGGTGATAAAATCATTTTGTTTGATGGTGTTTGCAATCTTTGCAACAACGCCATCAATTTTATAATTACTCACGACAAACACAAGGCCTTTAAGTTTGCACCACTGCAAAGCACAATAGGCAAACAACTTATTAAGGAACGTGGTATAGACACTACTCAAGTAGACTCAATTATTTTGGTAGATGTTGGTAGCGCGTATTACTTAAAATCTGATGCTGCTCTGGAAATTGCTAAAGATTTAGATGGCGCCTACTCCTACTTATCCTATTTAAAAGTTTTTCCCTTTGGTTTACGTAATAAGGTGTATGATTATATAGCTAAGAACCGTTACAAATGGTATGGTAAAAAAGATAGCTGTATGATGCCAACACCAGAATTAAAATCTCGGTTTTTAGATTTTTAATTTAACTTCATTACAAGTTAATTTTTCTTATTAGTTTTAGAAGTAACTAATTGCACACAAATTATTTACTCAAGACAAAGAACATATAATTGAAATTATTATAATAACCACTTTTATAGAATTGAAATCTCATTTGAAAACCTACATTCTGAATTAAAGAACTATGATTTGAAAAATAGTATATCATTAATAACCTTACTTGTCTTATGTATAAGCTGCTCAGCGCAACACACAATAGTTGATGTTAGTAATAAAATAGATTGGACTACAAATACCTATTTAAAAGACACAAATAATCATTTTGAGGATGTTCTAGGAACTTGGAAATGGGAAGAAGGAAACAGCTCGTTTGAAATTGAATTTACCAAAATAACTAACTATAATTATGAGGGAATAAACATGGCGATTGATTTTATTCTTGCGAGATACAAATACGTTAAAGATGGTGTTCTAGTTGCGAATATTTTAAATAATATTTATGACCCGTTAAATTTTAAAGCTACACTAGTATTTGATAACCCCACAGAATATATCTTTATTATAAATGATGTGGTAAGTGACAAAACCAAAAAAGGACAATTTAAATTAAACTCCAATGGTTTGGACACAATAGCTACATATAGCCTTCGAAACTTAGAAGGTATGTACGTTAATCAATCAAACATTGAATTTAGCTTGCCAACACAACTAACTTTAATCAAGCAAAGGTAAACTCATCATAATTAAATACCTACAACTGTTTGTTATGAGTATTTAATAGTAACTTACATAAGTAGATATTAACAAGCACTTTAAAATTATGAATAAACTCTTAGTTGTTATAGCCTTACTAACCATAATTGCTTGCGGGAATTCTGAGAACGAATCTCAACATTCGTTAATAGGAAAAGAATTTAAATCATTTTCCGAAATTGCTGAACTTCAAAAATTTTCTAAAGTAAGCGATACGGTAGTTTATGGTACCTATGTAGACCCAAAACACAGTATTCTACATCTAAATAATGATACGCAGAATTTAATTCTGTTTAATAGTGTAGCAATTGAATCCTCTAATACTAAAAGGCTAGTAAAAGTCTTAGATACGTTAGCCATACCAGATTTAAAAAATACTGAGTTTATTACTATTGGCTATTGCCAGCTAAATCAAAATTTGGACGAAAACCTTATTGCGATAGTTACAAAAACAGATAGCATGAACATACAGCGTATTACAAAGGTTTGGAGAGCTAATACAACTACAAATTCTATTGAGGTTGTAAACAACTTAAATGGCATAAACTGTTTTAACGAATTTTTCGTAGAAAACTAAACCATTTAATGTTTAGTAAAACTTAAGCAAGCTTACTTTAAATTACGGAGAATGAAGTCCATTTTTTTATTCTCATTACTATTATTAGCATAAGAATCTGTCACAAATTTACTAGGTGCAGCCAAGCCTAATTCTTGTAGTTTCTCAATGACATCTAAATTTTCTAGAGTTACTTTTCCTGTAAGCAGTTTAGTCATCTCACCACCAGAATGGTAAAAATCATATACTTTCTTAAGGCCTGTTAAGTAAAGAAAATCTTTAGTAAAACCACCACCACGATGTACTCGCAATGTAATTTGCCACGCTTCGTGCTTGTCTAACTTATATTGGCTGTAAAGCAAATCGAACGTATCGCTAAAGCTATAGCCTTTTATAAGGCTGTCTGCAGCTATAACACGATATGCTAACTCTTTCATACGTTTAAGAGTTAAAGAGTTACTCATATACTCACTAAATACCGCTAAGCCTTCTTGAGTTTCGGTATTATTTTTAAATCCGTTTGAGAATACTTTTAATGGCTGTAGTTTTCCATTAAATGTAGTCACCATATGCACGCCAATTTCGTGATTGGCCAGTACTTTTAACTGGTTTTCTGAAAACATATGGTTACGCTTAAGCACCAATGTCTCTGAAGCATTAAGTACCATTGCTGCAGCACTTATATTTGTCGATTTTTTGATAGTAAACCTAAAGTTATAAGCTTTACCAAACTCTTCAAAATAGGCAACAGCATCATCTACATTATAACGAGGCTTCATAACTTCAAGGTCTTCTTCTTCAGAAAAATGAAGAATAAACTGAGCGTTCTCTACATCACGTTGTTTTGGTGTACCAAAAACCTTTAGGTTATTGTAATAAAACTTCTTGTCCTGCCCAATATGTTCTATACAAGAAATAAGACCAGAATACTCGTATATAATTTCCTCATAAAAATTTCGGATGGTTTCATCTTCAATCTTTTCTAAACGCTGGCTAAAAAACAAGCGTTGCATTTTATAAGGGTTAAATTTAATCTTTCGGTACTTGAAAGATGGCTCGTATGTAAATTTAGACTTAAAGAAAGTTTTCTTCTCTTGCTCAATATTAAGCGGATTCAAATAATTGAGAAGCTCTATATTTTTTACAAGTCTATCTAAATTATGATCTATTTCAAAAAGGTCTGCGTATCTTTTTTTAGCATCTTCTAACAACATATACTCTCGTAATTTTTAGGTTGCAAAGGTACGATAAAACGTATCGGCATGCTGTGGTATCTTATTTTTAAGCTGAGTTGTAATTGCACTTACTACTTCTGGAAAAATAATTCCGGTAAGTTCATCACAATATATTTTACTAAACTCTGTGGCCAACACCAATGTGTCTTGAAAGTGGTTGGTGATATATTTTAAGAAATAACCATTGCCTTGAAACGTATCGTTTATAGCTGCAGTTACAGCAATATTGTTAGGTAGTATTAATTCTGCTAAACTATCACGCCATTGGTTTACCAAGCTACTGTATTTAGAGTTGTTAATATTGGTAGTCCCTAAATTAATTACAGGCACTTCCCTATTCCATCGTTTCCAATTATAGC
This region of Croceibacter atlanticus HTCC2559 genomic DNA includes:
- a CDS encoding uracil-DNA glycosylase, encoding MNVDIDESWKTILKSEFESPYFEELTDFVKEEYSQHTCFPKGQDIFSAFNHCSFNDVKMVIIGQDPYHGVGQANGLCFSVKPGIALPPSLINIFKEIETDLNTPFPEDGNLERWAKQGVLLLNATLTVRAHEAGSHQKRGWETFTDAVIQTISDSKKNVVFLLWGGFAKKKGKKINEEKHCVLTSGHPSPLSANRGYWFGNKHFSQANAYLIETGQEPIVW
- the ppk1 gene encoding polyphosphate kinase 1 produces the protein MAIEKELRLKENIKHRDVNWLSFNERVLQEAEDQSTPLYERLKFLAIFSSNLDEHFRVRVSQLRQIKRIDKSLRKRLAFRPKKEVKEILKGVKSHQERFGTVFFDEIIPQLKEHNIHLIHSGEFSEPQCKEASDYFATKIVPELNPKIVDFKTDKDVFLQNNTIYFVVAFENEKQCGLLNIPVEACGRFYTFKNKDSKDYFITFIDDIVRSKVSQIFPNKTVKGIYEVKMSRDAELYLDDEYEGILAEKIYNSLEQRTEGQPTRLLYDAKMPKELRKAIRKYLGLGKIDMMPGGTYHNFSDFFGFPDPTDNTDLHYKPLQPLKHKYLEPSTDYFKTIKEKDQLLHFPFMSFSYVERFIEQAAEDENVTAIKISLYRVADESRLTTALLKALDNGKAVTVFIEAKARFDEKNNIVWGRKFEDKGAKVIYSYPRIKVHSKILMVERLENGKNKRYAYIGTGNFNSKTSKIYCDHAIFTAHKKITKELSRVFDVLEGDLIIPRNKHLLISPFTTRRVFEKLIRQEMDLAQEGKPASITAKMNSLEDPAMIDLLYKASDAGVIIRLLVRGFSCLIPGKKGLSENIYMTSIIDRFLEHGRIYKFGNNGEELLYFGSADWMTRNLDRRIEVLTPLYDEDLAQELNDILNIQLSDNVKARIQDAQESNTFVKPKVGESLVRSQYAIYNYLKEKHSND
- a CDS encoding thiol-disulfide oxidoreductase DCC family protein; protein product: MSQDLNPMPTEANIAYGDKIILFDGVCNLCNNAINFIITHDKHKAFKFAPLQSTIGKQLIKERGIDTTQVDSIILVDVGSAYYLKSDAALEIAKDLDGAYSYLSYLKVFPFGLRNKVYDYIAKNRYKWYGKKDSCMMPTPELKSRFLDF
- a CDS encoding endonuclease MutS2; translated protein: MIKIHPKTLKDLEFHTVCTQVQDICITELGKQFAYELQPFATKDLTINALTRVQEYMSSWLKESTIPNHGYDAINRELQLLGIEDSVLETYSFRKLASISESANIHLRFFKKFKEHYPTLYQFVSETEYTTAIVDTINKVIDKYGELKDDASPLLQQTRRHISIVKGKINSSFTSALSQYQGYGYLDEIRESVVDNIRVLAVQAMHRRKVKGSILGNSKTGSIVYIQPEATQQHTRELNNLQYEEKEEIKRILKALTDLVRPYDSLLSEYQTLLSHIDLISAKANYAKRLNAVLPAISETRELELKDAYHPLLFLNNEAKGEKTYPQDIILNKDNRIIVISGPNAGGKSITLKTVGLLQVMLQSGLLIPVHEYSRVSLFNKILTDIGDNQSIENHLSTYSYRLKNMNYFLRKCDENTLFLIDEFGTGSDPELGGALAETFLEVFHERESYGIITTHYANLKKMAQETEAINNANMLFDSRSLEPVYKLQMGEAGSSFTFEVAQKNGIPYSLINRSKKKVERGKIRFDKSIAKLQQQRSKLQKTTTALETKKQKAASEQEKLAEINDKVQAKLESYQELYDTHQRMIHLGTRVDTIAEKFFYNKNKKNLNSELMKLIQIENSKRQKQSVEKEREEKRKQQKIKREAQEKIKTIREKKKVEKKKAEKIEAAKPKISLKVGDKVRLQDGKATGTIDKIEKDRATVNYGIFTTDVSLNELEFVSRP
- a CDS encoding flavohemoglobin expression-modulating QEGLA motif protein → MLLEDAKKRYADLFEIDHNLDRLVKNIELLNYLNPLNIEQEKKTFFKSKFTYEPSFKYRKIKFNPYKMQRLFFSQRLEKIEDETIRNFYEEIIYEYSGLISCIEHIGQDKKFYYNNLKVFGTPKQRDVENAQFILHFSEEEDLEVMKPRYNVDDAVAYFEEFGKAYNFRFTIKKSTNISAAAMVLNASETLVLKRNHMFSENQLKVLANHEIGVHMVTTFNGKLQPLKVFSNGFKNNTETQEGLAVFSEYMSNSLTLKRMKELAYRVIAADSLIKGYSFSDTFDLLYSQYKLDKHEAWQITLRVHRGGGFTKDFLYLTGLKKVYDFYHSGGEMTKLLTGKVTLENLDVIEKLQELGLAAPSKFVTDSYANNSNENKKMDFILRNLK
- a CDS encoding substrate-binding domain-containing protein, whose translation is MTKLRIGGVPEHFNLPWHLCLDNDEFSEVGLDITWRDFYGGTGQMSKALRDNEIDVAIMLTEGIVKDIIDGNPSKIIQKYIASPLIWGIHVAQDSKYTTIADLKDTTCAISRFGSGSHLLAYVNAQNMDWDTSELKFEVVKNLDGALEALPEDKAQYFMWEHFTTKPYVDNGTFRRVGDCPTPWPCFVIVARDEVIKNNTKDLEALLDVINRTSKEFKSIPMISKTLSNAYEQDEKDIKEWLGLTRWSQEQLSETTITNVQDKLLELELISEKIDYNSICHTFK
- a CDS encoding DUF6705 family protein, with product MKNSISLITLLVLCISCSAQHTIVDVSNKIDWTTNTYLKDTNNHFEDVLGTWKWEEGNSSFEIEFTKITNYNYEGINMAIDFILARYKYVKDGVLVANILNNIYDPLNFKATLVFDNPTEYIFIINDVVSDKTKKGQFKLNSNGLDTIATYSLRNLEGMYVNQSNIEFSLPTQLTLIKQR
- a CDS encoding translation initiation factor, producing MDLKDQLKNLFPEHESTEAEDTTNDNEGLWIQDAPLLCKYEKRRGKPITIIDGYTGAQEDFKQLAKDLKKSLGVGGSFKDDQIIIQGDYRIEIMDMLKDKGFLVKRVGG
- a CDS encoding nucleoside phosphorylase; the protein is MQIPESELILNADGSIYHLNILPEQLAQTVITVGDPDRVEDITKHFDSVDVKVRKREFHTQTGKCNGKFITVISTGIGTDNIDIVFNELDALANIDLKTREIKAEKTALDIIRVGTSGAIQEDIPIDSFLVSELGIGFDTLLHYYDSKHLQHLNLSKSLTQQLELSEEKSHPYIVSADPELLKTLDSTKLIKGITATNVGFYAPQGRVLRAGLSDVNFMQKLKNARLDARKITNLEMETAGIYGMASLLGHRAVSLNAILANRANGEFSKSPKDTVDNLILYTLEKLTH